A stretch of Lysobacter sp. K5869 DNA encodes these proteins:
- a CDS encoding ShlB/FhaC/HecB family hemolysin secretion/activation protein — protein MKTSRSDKPRGAGARATLLACALAAVGQSAAQTATAPQPIIEQQRQQERERALREQNERSVDERLPTPAAAPAARIAQDESPCFRIDRVVLTGEQAQRFQWAVADLSGADGEDSPIGRCLGTAGINTVLERAQQNVIERGWVTTRILAAPQDLASGQLTLTVIPGRIAAIRLKDGSASPLLGARALLATAIPARPGDLLNLRDIEQGLENLKRAPTADADIRIEPSAAADAKPGDSDLVVQYVQPKQWRLTLSADDSGTDATGRNQGGVTASLDNPFGLNDLLYVSYNHSLASPLFHGADKGTDSRTVHYSLPYGYWALGATGSRSGYHQKVAGLSQSYEYSGESDNAELRLSRLLYRDQKRKTALALRAFRRASHNFVDDTEIQVQRRTVGGWELSLNHKEFVGKATLEANLSYRRGTGAFGSIAAPEEPFGEGTSRFKLIAAELNFSLPFKLRLGASEYGLRYVGLARGQWNRTPLTAQDRFAIGGRYSVRGFDGETSLLGDRGWLIRNDLGWALPQGGAELYLGVDYGRVGGPSAAGLIGNDLAGAALGVRGAWKRLNYDLFAGAPISKPRGYPTADVTFGFSLLAGF, from the coding sequence TTGAAGACGTCCCGAAGCGATAAACCGCGCGGCGCCGGCGCGCGCGCGACGCTGTTGGCTTGCGCGCTCGCCGCCGTCGGCCAAAGCGCCGCCCAAACCGCCACCGCCCCCCAACCCATCATCGAACAACAACGCCAACAAGAACGCGAACGCGCCCTGCGCGAACAGAACGAGCGCAGCGTCGACGAGCGCTTGCCCACGCCGGCGGCGGCGCCGGCGGCGCGCATCGCGCAGGACGAGTCGCCGTGTTTCCGCATCGACCGGGTGGTGTTGACCGGCGAGCAGGCGCAGCGTTTCCAGTGGGCGGTGGCCGATCTGTCCGGCGCCGACGGCGAGGATTCGCCGATCGGCCGGTGCCTGGGCACGGCCGGCATCAACACCGTGCTCGAACGCGCGCAGCAGAACGTGATCGAACGCGGTTGGGTGACCACGCGCATCCTGGCCGCGCCGCAGGATCTGGCCTCCGGGCAGTTGACGCTGACGGTGATCCCGGGGCGCATCGCGGCGATCCGGCTCAAGGACGGTTCGGCCTCGCCGCTGCTCGGCGCGCGCGCCTTGCTCGCCACCGCGATCCCGGCCCGCCCCGGCGACCTGCTCAATCTGCGCGACATCGAGCAAGGCCTGGAAAACCTCAAGCGCGCCCCGACCGCCGACGCCGACATCCGCATCGAGCCGTCCGCGGCCGCCGACGCCAAGCCGGGCGACAGCGATCTGGTCGTGCAGTACGTGCAGCCCAAGCAATGGCGATTGACCCTGAGCGCCGACGACAGCGGCACCGACGCCACCGGGCGCAATCAGGGCGGGGTCACCGCGTCGCTGGACAATCCGTTCGGGCTCAACGATCTGCTCTACGTCAGCTACAACCATTCGCTGGCCAGCCCGCTGTTCCATGGCGCCGACAAGGGCACCGACAGCCGCACCGTGCATTACTCGCTGCCGTACGGTTACTGGGCGTTGGGCGCGACCGGTTCGCGCAGCGGCTATCACCAGAAGGTGGCCGGGCTCAGCCAGAGCTACGAGTATTCCGGCGAAAGCGACAACGCCGAACTGCGGCTCTCGCGCTTGCTGTATCGCGATCAGAAGCGCAAGACCGCGCTGGCGCTGCGCGCGTTCCGGCGCGCCTCGCACAACTTCGTCGACGACACCGAAATCCAGGTGCAGCGGCGCACGGTCGGCGGCTGGGAGCTGAGCCTCAACCACAAGGAGTTCGTCGGCAAGGCGACCTTGGAAGCGAATCTGTCCTATCGCCGCGGCACCGGCGCGTTCGGTTCCATCGCCGCGCCCGAGGAGCCGTTCGGCGAGGGCACCTCGCGCTTCAAGCTGATCGCGGCGGAATTGAATTTTTCGCTGCCGTTCAAGCTGCGCCTGGGCGCGAGCGAATACGGTCTGCGCTATGTCGGCCTGGCGCGCGGGCAGTGGAACCGTACACCGCTGACCGCGCAGGACCGCTTCGCCATCGGCGGGCGTTATTCGGTGCGCGGTTTCGACGGCGAAACCAGCCTGCTCGGCGACCGCGGCTGGCTGATCCGCAACGATCTGGGCTGGGCGCTGCCGCAAGGCGGGGCGGAGCTGTACCTGGGCGTGGACTACGGCCGGGTCGGCGGGCCGTCGGCGGCGGGATTGATCGGCAACGATCTGGCCGGCGCGGCGCTCGGCGTGCGCGGCGCGTGGAAGCGCTTGAACTACGACCTGTTCGCCGGCGCGCCGATTTCCAAGCCGCGCGGGTATCCCACCGCCGACGTGACCTTCGGTTTCAGCCTGTTGGCCGGGTTCTGA